A single genomic interval of Streptomyces graminofaciens harbors:
- a CDS encoding LacI family DNA-binding transcriptional regulator, whose amino-acid sequence MAQSVGIKDVARVAGVSVGTVSNVINRPDSVASETRARVQAAIDRLGYVRSESARQLRAGRSRIMGLLVLDMGNPFFVDVARGAERAARDAGLGVMVCNSAQSASEEAEYLSLFAEQRVRGVLLTPAEATGRNIKAFRRHGIPFVLVDRVAEGTTECSVSVDDVAGGALAVRHLVDAGHRSIAYVSGPSGFTQVRDRRTGALNALREAGLGHEALRELPTERLDVAAGRDAGARLLGLADRPTAVFCANDLLALGVLQAMYAAGVSVPGDLAIVGYDDIEFAAAAAVPLTSVRQPAVTMGALAAELLLEETEAENGSLVHEHRRVVLQPELVVRRSSLSAR is encoded by the coding sequence ATGGCCCAGTCGGTGGGTATCAAGGACGTCGCCCGTGTCGCCGGAGTCTCCGTCGGCACGGTGTCCAACGTGATCAACCGGCCGGACTCGGTCGCCTCCGAGACCCGCGCCCGTGTGCAGGCCGCGATCGACCGCCTCGGCTATGTCCGCAGCGAGTCGGCGCGCCAGCTGCGGGCCGGGCGGAGCCGCATCATGGGGCTGCTCGTGCTCGACATGGGCAACCCCTTCTTCGTCGACGTCGCGCGCGGTGCCGAGCGGGCCGCGCGCGACGCCGGGCTCGGCGTGATGGTCTGCAACAGCGCGCAGAGCGCGAGCGAGGAGGCCGAGTACCTCTCGCTCTTCGCCGAACAGCGCGTCCGGGGTGTGCTGCTCACCCCCGCCGAGGCCACGGGACGCAACATCAAGGCGTTCCGCCGCCACGGCATCCCCTTCGTCCTCGTCGACCGGGTCGCCGAGGGCACCACCGAGTGCTCGGTGTCCGTCGACGACGTGGCGGGCGGCGCCCTCGCCGTACGGCATCTGGTCGACGCCGGGCACCGCTCCATCGCGTACGTCAGCGGACCCTCCGGCTTCACCCAGGTCCGCGACCGCCGTACGGGCGCCCTGAACGCCCTGCGGGAGGCGGGGCTCGGGCACGAGGCCCTGCGCGAGCTGCCCACCGAGCGCCTCGACGTGGCCGCGGGCCGCGACGCCGGCGCCCGCCTCCTCGGCCTCGCCGACCGCCCGACGGCCGTGTTCTGCGCCAACGACCTGCTGGCCCTCGGCGTGCTCCAGGCCATGTACGCGGCCGGCGTCAGCGTCCCGGGCGACCTCGCCATCGTCGGCTACGACGACATCGAGTTCGCCGCCGCGGCCGCCGTCCCCCTCACCTCCGTACGGCAGCCCGCCGTCACCATGGGCGCGCTCGCCGCCGAACTTCTCCTGGAGGAGACCGAGGCCGAGAACGGCTCCCTCGTCCATGAACACCGGCGGGTGGTGCTCCAGCCGGAGCTGGTGGTGCGCCGCTCCAGCCTGTCGGCACGCTGA
- a CDS encoding alpha/beta fold hydrolase — translation MSVSYRQPGVVLTDRRFSVPLDHDDPTGERIELYAREVVAGDKAAQDLPWLVYLQGGPGFGANRFIGRQAWLERALREYRVLLLDQRGTGASSPANRQTLPSRGGPREQADHLAHFRADSIVRDCEAIRPEITGGAPWTVLGQSFGGFCTVSYLSTAPEGISTAVITGGLPTLDGHADDVYRAAYPRIERKVAAHYARYPQDVERARRIAEHLLEHEPVLNGGYKLTVEAFQSLGIVLGRSDGSHRLHFLLEDAFVRTPQGHVLSDAFQEEVQGLLSFAGHPLYALVHEACYAQDERPTAWSAERVRAEFPQFDAAKTLTGDGPLLFTGESVHPWTFDTDPALRPLRDTAEELAARTDWAPLYDPARLAANEVPVAAAIYHDDMYVDTAHSLETARSIRGLRTWVTDEFEHDGVRAGGPRVLDRLLALTRDEE, via the coding sequence TTGTCCGTCAGCTACCGCCAGCCCGGTGTCGTCCTCACCGACCGCCGCTTCAGCGTCCCCCTCGACCACGACGACCCGACGGGGGAGCGGATCGAGCTCTACGCCCGTGAGGTCGTCGCGGGAGACAAGGCCGCGCAGGACCTGCCCTGGCTGGTCTACCTCCAGGGCGGCCCCGGCTTCGGAGCGAACCGTTTCATCGGCCGTCAGGCCTGGCTGGAGCGAGCCCTGAGGGAGTACCGCGTACTGCTCCTGGACCAGCGCGGCACCGGCGCGTCCAGCCCCGCCAACCGTCAGACGCTCCCCTCGCGCGGCGGCCCCCGCGAACAGGCCGACCATCTCGCCCACTTCCGTGCCGACTCCATCGTCCGCGACTGCGAGGCCATCCGCCCCGAGATCACCGGCGGCGCCCCCTGGACGGTCCTCGGCCAGAGCTTCGGCGGCTTCTGCACGGTCAGCTACCTCTCCACCGCGCCCGAGGGCATCAGCACCGCCGTGATCACCGGCGGCCTGCCCACCCTCGACGGCCACGCCGACGACGTGTACCGCGCCGCCTACCCGCGCATCGAACGCAAGGTCGCCGCGCACTACGCCCGCTATCCGCAGGACGTCGAACGGGCCCGCCGGATCGCCGAGCATCTGCTGGAACACGAGCCCGTCCTGAACGGCGGCTACAAGCTCACCGTCGAGGCCTTCCAGTCCCTCGGCATCGTCCTCGGCCGCAGCGACGGCAGCCACCGGCTGCACTTCCTCCTGGAGGACGCCTTCGTCCGCACCCCTCAGGGCCACGTCCTCTCCGACGCCTTCCAGGAAGAGGTCCAGGGCCTCCTCTCCTTCGCCGGCCACCCGCTCTACGCCCTGGTCCACGAGGCCTGCTACGCCCAGGACGAGCGCCCCACGGCCTGGTCCGCGGAACGGGTGCGCGCCGAGTTCCCCCAGTTCGACGCGGCCAAGACGCTCACGGGGGACGGCCCGCTCCTCTTCACCGGCGAGTCCGTCCACCCCTGGACCTTCGACACCGACCCGGCCCTGCGCCCGCTGCGCGACACCGCCGAGGAACTGGCCGCCCGCACCGACTGGGCCCCGCTGTACGACCCGGCGCGCCTGGCCGCGAACGAGGTCCCGGTGGCGGCGGCGATCTACCACGACGACATGTACGTCGACACGGCCCACTCGCTCGAGACGGCCCGCTCGATCCGGGGCCTGCGCACCTGGGTCACGGACGAGTTCGAACACGACGGCGTACGGGCCGGGGGACCGCGGGTGCTGGACCGGCTGCTGGCGCTGACGCGCGACGAGGAGTGA
- a CDS encoding PIG-L deacetylase family protein — translation MTEAQTDQLKPMPDDWRRALAVVAHPDDLEYGCSAAIAAWTDAGREVTYVLATRGEAGIDTLEPARCGPLREREQRASAAVVGVSQVEFLDHRDGVVEYGLALRRDIAAAIRKYRPELVITLNHRDTWGGVAWNTPDHVAVGRATLDAAADAGNRWIFPELTEQGLEPWSGVRWVAVAGSAHPTHAVEATPGLERAVRSLLEHRTYIEVLTKEDPETYVRGFLTGYARTTGERFGGRPAVAFELFPR, via the coding sequence ATGACCGAAGCACAGACCGACCAGCTGAAGCCCATGCCCGACGACTGGCGGCGCGCGCTCGCCGTGGTGGCCCACCCGGACGATCTGGAGTACGGCTGCTCGGCGGCGATCGCCGCCTGGACCGATGCCGGCCGCGAGGTCACGTACGTCCTGGCGACCAGGGGCGAGGCGGGCATCGACACCCTGGAACCGGCGCGGTGCGGCCCGCTGCGCGAGCGGGAGCAGCGGGCGAGCGCGGCTGTGGTCGGCGTGTCGCAGGTGGAGTTCCTCGACCACCGGGACGGCGTCGTCGAGTACGGCCTCGCCCTGCGCCGGGACATCGCGGCGGCCATCCGCAAGTACCGCCCCGAACTGGTCATCACCCTCAACCACCGCGACACCTGGGGCGGGGTCGCCTGGAACACCCCGGACCATGTGGCGGTCGGCCGAGCCACCCTGGACGCGGCGGCCGACGCGGGCAACCGCTGGATCTTCCCCGAGCTGACGGAACAGGGCCTGGAGCCCTGGAGCGGCGTCCGCTGGGTCGCCGTAGCCGGTTCCGCGCACCCCACGCACGCCGTGGAGGCGACCCCTGGCCTGGAGCGCGCCGTACGGTCCCTCCTCGAACACCGCACGTACATCGAGGTGCTGACGAAGGAGGACCCGGAGACCTACGTACGCGGCTTCCTGACCGGCTACGCGCGGACCACGGGCGAGCGCTTCGGCGGCAGACCGGCGGTGGCGTTCGAGCTGTTCCCCCGGTGA
- a CDS encoding pentapeptide repeat-containing protein: MQQTSGDLLALRGDCGNCFGLCCVALPFAASADFAVDKAAGKPCGNLREDFRCGIHTRLRDEGFTGCTVYDCFGAGQQVSQVTFGGRDWRTGGREHARRMFDVFPVVRQLHELLWYLNEALTLPAARPIHADLRRTRDETEELTRRSAEELAALDVPAHRREVNELLLRTSELMRAGAGRRKNRRGADLIGARLKGADLGKADLRGAYLIAADLTGADLRRADLIGADLRDTDLTDADLTGAFFLTQPQVNAARGSAGTRLPGSVTRPGHWTA, encoded by the coding sequence ATGCAACAAACATCCGGTGACCTCCTCGCCCTGCGCGGCGACTGCGGCAACTGCTTCGGCCTGTGCTGTGTCGCGCTGCCCTTCGCCGCCTCGGCGGACTTCGCCGTCGACAAGGCGGCGGGCAAGCCGTGCGGGAACCTCCGGGAGGACTTCCGGTGCGGCATCCACACCCGGCTGCGGGACGAGGGCTTCACCGGCTGCACGGTCTACGACTGCTTCGGCGCCGGACAGCAGGTCTCCCAGGTCACCTTCGGCGGCCGGGACTGGCGTACGGGCGGCAGGGAGCACGCCCGGCGGATGTTCGACGTGTTCCCGGTCGTACGCCAACTCCACGAACTGCTCTGGTACTTGAACGAGGCGCTGACGCTCCCCGCCGCCCGTCCCATCCATGCCGACCTGCGCCGGACCCGGGACGAGACGGAGGAGCTCACCCGCCGGTCCGCCGAGGAACTGGCGGCGTTGGACGTGCCCGCCCACCGGCGGGAAGTCAACGAACTGCTGCTGCGCACCAGCGAACTCATGCGGGCCGGTGCCGGGCGCAGGAAGAACCGCCGGGGCGCCGACCTCATCGGCGCCCGCCTCAAGGGAGCCGACCTCGGCAAGGCCGACCTGCGCGGCGCCTACCTCATAGCCGCCGATCTGACCGGGGCCGATCTGCGCCGCGCGGATCTGATAGGCGCCGACCTGCGCGACACCGACCTCACGGACGCCGACCTCACCGGCGCCTTCTTCCTGACCCAGCCCCAGGTGAACGCGGCACGCGGCAGTGCCGGGACACGGCTGCCGGGGTCAGTCACCCGCCCGGGTCACTGGACAGCCTGA